In the genome of Deltaproteobacteria bacterium, the window GTGTCGCTGTCGCTCACGCCGCTCGCCATTCGCGAGATCACCGCCGTGCGTAAAGAGGTCGACCAGGTGGACGTGGTCGCACAGGCCATCCTCTTCGAGTCAGCGATCTGGGCGAAGCTGCCCGCCGATCTGCCGCAGACGCTCGCCCTCGCCGTGCTCGACGTAGCCGGCGCGGCGGCGCAGGTGGCGAAGCTCGTCAAAATGGGCGACACGGCGCTCGTGATCGGCGCGAACGGCAAATCAGGCCTGCTGTGCTGCTTCGAGGCGCGCCGCCAGGCCGGGCCGAACGGCCGCGTGATCGCCACGGTGCGCCGCGAGGACGCCGTCGCCCTCGTGCGCGATTCGGGCTTCGTCGACGACGTGGTCGTCGCCGACGCGGGTGACGCGCTGGGCATGCTGGCCGCGGTGGAACGCGCCACGGGCGGCGCGCTCGCCGATGTCGTCATCAACTGCGTCTCGCGCGAAGGGTGCGAAATGTCGTCCATCATGTGCGCCAAGGACGGCGGCGTGGTCTACTTCTTCTCGATGGCGACGAGCTTCACCAAGGCCGCACTCGGCGCGGAGGGCATCGGCAAGGACGTGACGATGATCATCGGCAACGGCTACACGCGCGGGCACGCCGACCACGCGTTGTCGCTTCTGCGCGACAGCGAATACATCCGCCGCGTTTACGCGGAGCGATACGCGTAGACCGGGAGGACGCCATGTTCGAGACCCCCACGCCCCGCCATCAATTGTGGGCGGGCGTTTCCGACGCCGAAT includes:
- a CDS encoding L-erythro-3,5-diaminohexanoate dehydrogenase; translation: MPAGNRYGTHRVREPLGALPQPALRVDNDMSVLYDNEILCDVETLNVDSASFKVILDHAEGDSERVKSIILDIVRKCGKLKNPWTGSGGMFVGRVAKIGSALAGKVALSVGDRIASLVSLSLTPLAIREITAVRKEVDQVDVVAQAILFESAIWAKLPADLPQTLALAVLDVAGAAAQVAKLVKMGDTALVIGANGKSGLLCCFEARRQAGPNGRVIATVRREDAVALVRDSGFVDDVVVADAGDALGMLAAVERATGGALADVVINCVSREGCEMSSIMCAKDGGVVYFFSMATSFTKAALGAEGIGKDVTMIIGNGYTRGHADHALSLLRDSEYIRRVYAERYA